The Deinococcota bacterium nucleotide sequence CGGGCACGGCCTGACCGTCCTCCTGGCGAATCTGCAACTGCTGACCGACCTCGGGGCTGATCTCGGCGGGGACGTCTTCACGGCCTAGCTCCATCACCATCCCCTCCTGGCGAGGGCCGTAGGCCTCCTCGGCGGGGATGCGCTCGGTGGTGCTGTCGCCGGGGCTCATGCCGATGACTGCTCTTTCAAAGCCCGCGATGATGTCGCCGCTGCCGATGGTGAACTCCAGCGGCTCGCGCTCTTGTGAGGAGTCGAAGACGGTGCCGTCCTCGAGCTTGCCGGTGTAGTGGACCTTGACGGTATCGCCTTCTTTTGCTTGAGTCGTCATCATTTTCCTCCTGCGTTCGAATCTGAAAACGGGTGGTTTGCATCCGGCAGAACCGAATACGACTTGACCTGTGGATGATAGCGCAGATCGCAGATTTCACCGTAGTCTCCGGTGCGTTTGGAGTGGTGGGTGTACATGACGTCAGGTGGGGCGGCGCGCTAAAAACCCACCGCCTGCCCGTCCTTGCGGTGGTCGGAGGCGGCCAGGTAGCCATCTTCGAGCCGGTAAATGAGCTGCGCGCCACCGTAGGCGAAGGAGTGAACGGGCGCCTCGCGAGTGATGTTATGGCCGCGGCGCTCGAGCTCATCTAGAACCTCCGGCGCGTACCCGGCTTCCACCGCCACCTCGAGTCCCTCAACCACCCGCCAGCGCGGCGCGTCCGAAGCCGCCTGCGGATTCTGGCCGTAGTCGCGGAGGCGCACGACCATCTGCGCGTGGCCCTGGGGCTGCATCGGCCCGCCCATCACGCCGAAGCTCATGAGCGGCCGGCCACTCTGGGTCAAAAAGGCCGGGATGATGGTGTGGAAGGGACGCTTGCCGCCCGCCAC carries:
- a CDS encoding peptidylprolyl isomerase, with the translated sequence MMTTQAKEGDTVKVHYTGKLEDGTVFDSSQEREPLEFTIGSGDIIAGFERAVIGMSPGDSTTERIPAEEAYGPRQEGMVMELGREDVPAEISPEVGQQLQIRQEDGQAVPVMITEVSDGAVLLDANHPLAGETLVFDIELVEIA